ATGATTTTGTTAATGACGAGGTAAGGGAAATAAACAGCCAAATTCAGGCGAAAAAGAAAGAGATGGAGAAAATCCAGGAGCAGCAGGAAGTTTACTCAAAAGCCATAAAGCAGAAACAGAAAGAGCAGGCCAGCTTAAATAACCAACTATCTATTTTAGACAACCGGCTGGCTAAGGCCGAATTGGATATAGAGAGCACGGAAATAGAAATAGCCCGGATTGATTTGGAAATGGAAAAAGTCAATCGGGAAATAGCCAACAAAGAAAAAGAGATAAACAAAGAAAGGGATAATTTAGGCAGGGTCCTAAACCTTATTTATAAGCAAAATCGGGTAACGACTTTGGAAATAATGCTTCTGAACGATTCTTTGGCCGATTTTATGAGCCAGCTTAAATACCTTGAAGATGTTAACGAAGGAATAGGGGAAAGCCTTGGTACTTTAAAAAGATATAAGGGCGAGCTGGAAAAAAGCAAATTGGTTTTGAGCGAGAAAAACAATGAGCTCGGCGGTCTGAAAAAAGAATTGGAAAATAACAAAGGCGTTTTGGAAAGCGAAAGCGGCAATAAAGAATTTATTTTGGCCCAGGTAAAAAATTCGGAAAAAGAATATCAAAGGTTATTGGCCCAGTTAAAGCAGGAGCAAGAAGCGGCGGCGGCGGATATTGTAAGCCTGGAAAAATCAGTCCGGGCAAAAATCGCCCAGATGTCGGGCCAAGAGCTGCAATTTAATGACAACGGCCTGGTTTGGCCGGTTCCGAAAAATGTCATTACTTCTTCTTTTCATGACCCGGATTATCCTTTCCGCTATATTTTTGAGCATCCGGCGGTTGATATCAGGGCAGCCCAGGGGACAACCATAAAAGCTGCGGCTTCCGGATATGTCGCCCGGGCAAAAAATGCCGGTTTGGGCTATAGTTATATTATGATTATTCATGGCGACGGCCTATCCACTGTTTACGGCCATGTTTCCGCGATTTATGTAGCGGAAGACGAATATGTTGTCCAAGGCCAGGCCATAGGCCGCTCCGGGGGAATGCCCGGCACGCCCGGCGCCGGCAGCTTAACTACGGGGCCCCATCTTCATTTTGAAGTCCGCTTAAACGGCATTCCGGTTAACCCTTTGGAATATTTGCCGTAAACAAAGGAATTTAATTAATTTTTTGCAAATGGCTAAAAAGTTTAAAAACGAAAATGGCTTTACTTTAATTGAATTATTGGTGGTTATTTCCATTATTGGATTTTTAGCCACCGCCGTGTTAGTAGCGTTTAGCTCCGCCAGACTAAAAGCGCGGGACGCCCGGAGAAGAGCGGATTTGGTGCAAATCCAAAAAGCGCTGGAACTT
Above is a window of Patescibacteria group bacterium DNA encoding:
- a CDS encoding peptidoglycan DD-metalloendopeptidase family protein; the protein is MKKVMKLFIPVFVLGIFLSSSVSVRGQSDDFVNDEVREINSQIQAKKKEMEKIQEQQEVYSKAIKQKQKEQASLNNQLSILDNRLAKAELDIESTEIEIARIDLEMEKVNREIANKEKEINKERDNLGRVLNLIYKQNRVTTLEIMLLNDSLADFMSQLKYLEDVNEGIGESLGTLKRYKGELEKSKLVLSEKNNELGGLKKELENNKGVLESESGNKEFILAQVKNSEKEYQRLLAQLKQEQEAAAADIVSLEKSVRAKIAQMSGQELQFNDNGLVWPVPKNVITSSFHDPDYPFRYIFEHPAVDIRAAQGTTIKAAASGYVARAKNAGLGYSYIMIIHGDGLSTVYGHVSAIYVAEDEYVVQGQAIGRSGGMPGTPGAGSLTTGPHLHFEVRLNGIPVNPLEYLP